The sequence actttcctctgACTTGGAATCTTCGAGTGCCTCTAATTGGGGATGCTTTTAGATAGACAAAGTCTTCTGGCTGGTATTTTAGTGTCCTTCGTCGGGTGTCCAcgtagctcttttgtctactTTGTGCTGCTTTTAGATTCTCTCAGACCTTGGCTACTTGTTCCTCTGCATCCTTGATCATGTCTGGTCTGAAcaatgttctttctccaactttggACCACATTAATGGTGTCCACACTTCCTTCCATACGGTGCTTCAAACGATGCCATCTTTAGGCTTgcctggtagctattattgtaagaaagcTTAGCAAATGATAAGCTTCTTTCCTAGTCTTTTCCATAAGTGAGTACATAGGCTCgcaacatgtcttctaagatttggtttactcattctgtctgtccatctatccAAGGGTGATTGGTTGAGCTATAGTCCAAGTGTGTTCCTAAGGCAACATGTAGGCTTTTCCAGAAGCATGCCGTGAATTGTGTACCCTGATCTGACACAATTCGGCTCGGTACTCCATGTAGTCGAAGGATATTATCTATGTATAGCTATGCCAATTTGTTACCTCGGTAGTTGGCCTTTATGAGGATGAAGTGAGCTACTTTAGTTAGTCTGTCTACTATAACCCGTATTGAATCATTCTTTTTTTGTGTTACTAGCAGCCCTACTATAAAGTCCATGCAGATTTCATCCCATTTCCATTCTGGGATGTGTAGTGGTTGAAGTAGTCCTACCGGTCAGTGGTGTTCCGCTTTCACTCGTTGGCAGGTATCACATCACACCACATAATCCACGACGTCTATTTTCATTCCATTCCACTAATATTTCTGCTTGAGGTCCATGTACATTTTGGTGGATCCTGAGTGGATGGAGTATGCTGATCGGTGTGCTTCATCTAATATCAGTCTTCTGAGCATCTCGTCTTGGGGTATGCATATCCAATTTTCGTACAATAGTATTCCTTACTCACTGACCTtgaatcctggggtttctttctcAACACTCTGCTTCTTGAGTCATTGTATCTCTTCATCTTTTCCTTGAGCTTCCTTTATTTGATCTTCTAATGTGGGTCGCACATGCAGGGCATTTAAGATGCCACATGGTACAATCTATAAGTTTAGGTGGCAAACTTCTTGGGCTAACTCCAGTCTTCGATTCAGAGTTGTAAGGTAGTGGCAGTAAGACTTTCTGCTTAGTGTGTCTGCGACTATGTTGGCCTTCCCTGGGTGGTATTGTACACTtaggtcataatccttgatcaattctaaccatcttcattgTCACAGGTTTAAATCCGGTTgggtgaatatgtacttcaaacttttgTGGTCCGTAAATATTTCACACTTGTTTCCAATGAGGTAGTGTCTCCATATCTTGAGTGCATGTACCACTGCTGctatttctaggtcatgtgttggaTAATTCTCTTCATGCTTCTTTAATTATCTCGAGgcgtgtgggggtatgacccctggTACCCAGAAGGCTCCACGTGGGctgagccgctaggggaggcccaATCCACAAGACTATGCACGGGTCACGCCACTGGTCGAGGCCCAGCTCACAAGACAATGCCATGCGAAGTATGCTATAGGATGACATGCTTCACAAGGCAACGTAAAGATCCTCGGTGATCTGCAAAATCTGCTCAGATATGATAGGTATTGTATGATttataacttcctatcttgtaaactgATTAGAATGGAAATGaccgatctataaccctacccccaagctatataaggcgggtagagaCCCCCTCATTTTCATCTAAACACatgcaatacaatccacaaagacacatgacgtaagGTATTATGTCAAGCCGATGACCCAAACctgtctaatcgttgtctcttgcgttctgtgtcaccatccgatttCCTCACacacacctccaccgattcatctactaccgtgggcataccccttaatagactgccgaccagatttcatcgatagtggcatgctaggtagggggtgtgcatgtgaaagctctagtttggttttggtgaattaatgaaaccctaagtgataacctagtttatcaagtgatcatgagataggtagcacattccaagtggtgaagcaaataaagatcatgacatgatgatggtgatgccatggtgatgatcaagtgcttggacttgaaaagaagaaagagaaaaacaaaaggctcaagacaaaggtataaatggtaggagctattttgttttggtgatcaagacacttagagagtgtgatcacatttaggttcgatagccgtactattaagaggggtgaaactcatatcgaaatgcagttatcaaagtgccactagatgctctaactcattgcatatgcatttaggatctagtggagtgctaacacccttgaaaatatttgtgaaaatatgctaacacatgtgcacaaggtgatacacttggtggttggcacatttgagcaagggttagaaacttcaccggcgaagtgttcgcccatagagtgcggacagtccgatggtgccaccggcaccctaaactcaggtgaacgtggtcactgtaagtgaccggacgctggtctctgaaggaccagcgtgtccgatcagtagcagcagaagaagcgcagcgtcggtcgtcgaccggacactagcgttgaaacgaccgaacgctggctgactgcgttcggtcacactaacatggtcatgcacaggggaaacgccgagtgaccggatgctaggtgagtccggtcgagcatgatcggacgcgtcctgttgtgaaaaatcatttctggatgcttactggaaacgatcggatgctgaggtccagcgtccggtcactttgcagcagcgcgtctggtcatcacttgaccgttgagatcgggcgctcagtatttgaagagaggggacacgtggcatgcttcgcgtgaccgaacgctgaggtccagcgtccgatcaatatgatcggagcatccggtcaccctgtgttgtgcctagtgaaggggtacaacgactctattttgtgggggcttctatttaagccccatggccggctcaagctcactctcttggccatttacattgacatagcaaccttgtgggcttagccaaagccctcccactcatcttcatcattgattcatcatctttgtgagattgggagagaatccaagtgcattgcttgagtgtttgcatctagaggcacttggtgttcgtgtttcgctatggaattcacttgttactcttagtggttgctgccacctagatgggttggagtagcgaggatcgtcgagcggagggtggtgattgtctccggctccgatcgtggtgattgtgaggggttcttgacctttccctggtggagagccaaaaggtactctagtggattgctgatggcttgtgtgatcctcatcttatgttggttgtgtggcaccctattgagggtttggtgtgtgatgccaattagctcgtgaacctccaagtgagtgaatcgccacaacgaggagtagcttgccggcaagcaagtgaacctcggtaaaaaatcattgtgttcatcatttgattctgaggtgattggtcttcattggtattcattcttgtgactgattggctccttcttcgacacGATGGTATAAACAAactgctcactctctttacattaccgcaaactagttgtcaagctctttagtgtagctagttgtgagagcttgttagtttggttagtgtggctctttagttagcttttgagagcacactaacttagtgtagtgtcatagctattgtgtggatagaaactatataaactagaattgtggtaggtggcttgcatttttagtaggctagcgcaacacttgcttcgcctcataattgtctaaccggtttgttaagtgttgttgtagaaatttttaatagactattcaccccccctctagccattaggaccttttagcatGCTGAATCCATGGTGAACCAGATGGTCATCTTCCTAAGCTCCATGGCCCCCCTCGAGCtaggctagatcttcatggttagATCCATGACCTGGGTCATCGGCCCCTATGGCAATGGGGAGATCGTGGAGGTGGTGGGGGACCACCCTACGCTGATAGCGCTTACTCTAGCAATGACATCTCCAGTCTTGGTGCCACGTCGCTGGattaggagatccatcagcaatgatgacctgatcgcatctatcgatcgggtcacagATCGCCTAATAGAATGCCAGCTTCTCATGGATTCAATCCTAGATTGATCTAGAGTGAGCGATGATTTTCCTGcgctccaagatcaccaagccacAGTGACTGAGCGACATGCTCGGCCACACCGTGCAAGGCAAATAGATTCTGATCTGGTGATCACGGCTACTCCAGAAGGGTGCACGGTGTGGCGCCGACCACTTGCCACCACCCGCCTtcacttggatgactatgaagcccCGATGGAGAACCCGCCGAGGCCCTACCCCTTTGGGCTAGAGGGTGCATGATCTGCGTATCAGAACACTGTCCACCACCTCTTCACCAACCACGTCGAATGCAATCGTGTCACCGACCACTACGTGATTGACCCAACTGACTCCAGTCAGCCCACGCCTGTGGTCAACATGGTGGCCATTCATCAGCTCTCAGAGGATTCCCCTCTTCTAATTGAATCTCTTCACCATGTCTTAGATGAAATCCCTAACGATTCTTCTAAGGGCTCGACCAGGATGCTATTGAGCTACCCTACTTTCCTTCTGAGGTTCAGGGGCATGGTTTTCCACGTCAGCCATGATAGTGTTACCAAGGAGGGTGAAACTGCTAAAGAGCGTGACACTTGTCTAGCGAAGAGCGCTGATTGCCAATGTCGCTGAGACATAGAAGCGGCCCCTAAGGCCAACGAAGATGGTCGTGGCCTGCCCTACCATCAACGCAATCTAGAAGACGCATTTAACATGGCTGGCGACCAGCCAGTCTAttagactccaagcgccaatctcgctgtcactttcaatgagctcgacaaactccctcacactccAGAGGTCGAGAAGGTCTATGTGCACATCATAGCAGCACAAGTCTAGGTCAACGAGTTCTAAAATGATGCACCTTCTTACTCCACTGCGTCGACTCATAGCCGCCACTCCCGCCGTGATGGAGGAGGCCAACATCATGGCGCCAATGCCCCTCGACCTCAGGCTAGAGGCccctacctctatagaggatACAGGGGCAACTATGAAGCCTATTCACACCAAGACGCCCACCCCCAACCCCCAGGGAGGTTGGGGCGGCAACCACAACCAGAAGGTCAATCAACTCGCTCCTTGCGACCTTCACGATCACTTTAACGCCAGTGCAGATGCCCATGGCTGCATCAAAAACAGCAAGTCCCGATGCTATGTAGCAGAGATGGAGCGTCACCGGTGATTCGACGCTGAACACGAAGGATTTAATGCTCACGAAGCACCACTCCCTGCCAGCGCATCGGAACTTTGCCCCATTACGGAGAGGCTCTGAGCCGTCCGGTGGCCAGTGGGCTTCAAGGTCATTGGTGTCAATACCTACGATGGAAAGGCCAACCCCGCTTAGTGGCTAACTCTATACAAGATCGCCATAAAAGCCACGGGCGGAGACAAGGACGTCATGGCAAACTACCTTCTGGCCATGCTTAACCAGTCTACAAATAATTGGCTCCATAGCTTGCAGGAGAACTCCATCCGATCTTGGGACgacctcaagaaagtcttcactgactactacatggctacatgcgaGCAGGCCGACACCAAGTATGACTTGGAAAAGCTTCATAAGTCCTCTGGGGAATCTCTGTGCGACTTTAGTAGGCTCTTCTCGGAGATGAGAAACTCCATCCCTAACATCACCGATGCCGAGGCCATCACTaccttcaccaaagggctccaaCACGAGCAGCTTCGTGGCAAGCTGTACCGCAAGAGGCCCACCACCATCGGCAAGCTGATACAAATGACGAATGGATACGTCGATGCCGAAGAAGCCGAACAGGCTGCCCGCTCTACTCATCGCAAAGATAGACATTACGATGATCATGATCGCCGCCGTGATGGTCATGACCATCGTGACGATCGTGATCTCCATCACGATGACCGTGACCCCCGGCATGATGATCATCCAGAGAGCTCGAGAGGCAGACAAAGCCATCGCCGCTGACCTAATACCTCCGTCAACACTGTCGACACCCATGTCAAGCGCACCTATGATGTGGATTTTGGCAAGCTACTGGACGACCCATGCTTTTATCcacaaggatgccaagcacaccatgcgGGAGTGCAGGGGCCTAAAGACTATGCTTGGGGAGATCCATTAAAGAAGCACCGGCGCAACGACCTTGAGACCGAAAATAGTCAAGGTGGAGAGCATGGCAATAACAAGTGCCCTACATACCAGGATCCCTCCAAGACCGTTGCTACCATCTTTTGGTGGGAGGGCTATCTCCAAAAACAAGCGAGAGCAGAAGCTCATAGCCTAACATGTCATGTTGGTCACTACATATGATGGCCCCATCTTTGATCCAAAGTATCTTGACTAGTTGGAGCACCCGATCACCTTCTCTAGGGTCGATCAGTGGTCGGACATCCCATACCCAGGGTGTTTCCCACTCATCCTGGATCCCATAATCAAGGACATGCGCTTCCAGAAGGTCCTCATTGATGGAGGGAGCGCCCTCAACATTCTTTTCACCGGATCTCTGGAGGAGCTAGGCCTCAAGAAGGAAGACCTCACCCCCATGGACTCTCTATTCTGGGAAATCATTTATAGGAAGGCATCCCTCTCGTTGGGACAGATTATACTGCCGGTCCAGTTTGACACTACGAAGCACTTCTGtgtcgactacgtcaacttcttCATCGCTGACTTTAACACGGCGCACCACgccatccttggtcgaccagctcttgccaagttcatggctgtgccGCACTATACAtacctagtgttgaagatgccgaCAGAGCATGGGGCCCTCTCCCTGCGTGCCAACCTCGACGTCGCCTATAGCTGAGAGAAGGAAAGCTTCACGCTCGTTGAGGCAACTAACATCTCCATCCATATGCAGGACTACATCGTGACTTCGTAGGTGATCCCTCCGGAGGACCTAGAGATCCCTACCCTAGAAGCCGCTCGAGCTTCAACCAAGTCCAGGGAGTTTAAGGAAGTGGTCCTCGTCCCCGGCGACCAGTCCAAGACTACTCAGATTGGGGCCAACCTCAATCCTAAATAGTAAGATGTGTTCATCACCTTCCTATGGGAGCATGTCGACGTGTTCGCTTGGAAACCTATGGACATGCCCAGCGTGCCAAGGGagctgattgagcactccttaaacgtcTCGGCAGTCGCCaagcccatcaagcagaagcttcgaTAATTCACGCtgaaaaaggaggctattagggtagagatAACCCAGCTCTTAGCCGCCAGTTTCATAAAAGAGGTGTACCATCTAGACTGGCTCGCAAACccggttcttgtaagaaaaaagaataaaaaatgacgaatgtgcgttgattacaccgatctcaacaaatagtaccctaaagacccctttggcttaccttgcatcgatgaggtcatagattctatAGCTGGTTGTGAGCTCCTATGCTTtctagattgctactctggttatcacccgATCACGctgaaggaagaagaccagatcaagacattgttcatcacgcccttcggcgcctactactacacgaccatgtccttcATACTAAAAAACGtgggtgcaacttatcaaagagccatccaacACTATCTCAAGGACCAAATCAGGAAGaatgttgaggcctacgtcgatgatGTGGTAGTTAAGTCTAGGACTGCCGACACCCACATCGCTGACCTCACCGAAGTTATTAAAGCATTGAACGTGTACCAATGGAAGCAAAATCCCACCAAGTGTATTTTTTGTGTTCCGTCTGGTATACTGCTAGGCAACATCATCAGTTGCCACAACATCGAAGTCAACCCAAAGAAGATAGCGGTGGTGACCAACATGAACCTAGGGAAGATACTTAACGAGATCCATGCTGGCACTTGCGGCAACCACGTAGCCTCTAGAACACTAGTTGGAAAGGCTTTCCAAGCTAGCTTCTATTGGCCTTCCGCCATGGCTGATGTTGAAGCCCCTGTTTGCCGATGTGAGAACTGCCAGTTCTTTAGCAAACAAATCCACATCTTGGCTTAGGTCTTGCAAACGATCATCGCAtcatggccctttgcatgctagggactagatatgattggaccATTCAAGCCCACGCCGGGAGGCTTCTGCTAGGTCTATGTCTgcattgacaaattctccaagtggatcgaatacaaccTGTAGTCTaggctacaacaaagaaagcagcCGAGCTGCTTGATGACATCATCCACTAGTTCAGTCTaccgaacaacatcatcaccgaccttgggTCCACGTTCACCGATAGTGACTTCTGGGATTTCTACGATGAAAGATGCATCTCAGTCAAGTATGTCTTCATGGTAGACCCAAGGGCCAACGGCCAAgtcgagcgtgccaacggcatgatcctggaTGCATTAAAGAAATGACTCTACGAGAAGGAACAAAAGCTCCTAGGAAAATGGCTCAAGGAACTATCGGCCATGGTCTGGGGACTAAAGAcctagcccagtcgtaacactaaCGTCTCCCTATACTTTATGGTTTTTGGCTCTGAGGCCGTACTGCTTGCTGATGTCACCTTCTAAGCTCCTAGGGTGGAGAACTACAATGAGGAGAACTCCGACCAGGCTCGGCTCGTTGAACTAGACAGCCTAGAAGAGGAACATCTGGTCACCTATGTTTGAATGGCAAAATACCTTGACGACCTACGTAGATACTACAACTGCAATGTCAACGAGAGATTCTTCGTGGTCTGAGATTTAGTACTCTATAGGAAATAGAAGATagatgggatgcacaagctctcctcacctTGGGAAGGCCCCTTCATCGTCAAGGCTATCACCTGACTAGGTTCCTATAGACTATGTGACATGGATGAGAGAGGTGTCCCAAATTCTTGGCACATCGACCTACTTAGATGTTTCTACCCTTGAAGCATTCACTCCAAAAGATAATGACCTTTAATATTtgagtattcaataaagtttttacACTGACATCTCTCCATATTGTTCTCTCCATGCTGAGTGCTTCTGATTCTGCGCTTAATGTCTTAAAGACGATACGCCACCTACGTTCCACGCAAATACCCGAACAAATACACTGATGCttggacgcctctagagatgcCCTTATCTCTGACCTCTCCCTGCActtgcatgagcgtctgccctctccATCATGGGTGGTTGGCAGCGGTTCCTTAGTGACACCCTATTTCTTCCCACATG comes from Miscanthus floridulus cultivar M001 unplaced genomic scaffold, ASM1932011v1 fs_577_1_2, whole genome shotgun sequence and encodes:
- the LOC136532315 gene encoding uncharacterized protein, producing the protein MRFQKVLIDGGSALNILFTGSLEELGLKKEDLTPMDSLFWEIIYRKASLSLGQIILPVQFDTTKHFCVDYVNFFIADFNTAHHAILGRPALAKFMAVPHYTYLVLKMPTEHGALSLRANLDVAYS